One Thermoanaerobacter pseudethanolicus ATCC 33223 DNA window includes the following coding sequences:
- a CDS encoding PTS sugar transporter subunit IIA has translation MNKEILNENNIVLNVPSESKIQAIERVGNLLFKNGYVEKEYIEGMKKREEDVTTYIGNGIAIPHGVSEYVKYIKKSGIVIAQYPKGVDFGDGNIAYIVIGIAGKGDEHLEILSKIALTCQYEENVEKLKKARTKQEIIEILQKGDE, from the coding sequence ATGAATAAAGAAATACTAAACGAAAATAATATCGTATTAAATGTACCATCAGAATCTAAAATACAAGCTATTGAAAGAGTAGGGAATTTGCTTTTTAAAAATGGCTATGTCGAAAAAGAATATATAGAAGGTATGAAAAAAAGAGAAGAAGATGTAACAACTTATATAGGTAATGGTATTGCTATTCCTCACGGTGTTTCTGAGTATGTAAAATATATAAAAAAATCTGGAATAGTTATAGCGCAATATCCTAAAGGAGTAGATTTTGGAGATGGAAATATTGCCTATATTGTCATAGGAATTGCAGGCAAGGGAGATGAACATTTAGAGATATTATCAAAAATAGCTCTTACCTGCCAGTATGAAGAAAATGTCGAGAAATTGAAAAAGGCAAGGACAAAACAAGAAATAATAGAAATACTTCAAAAAGGTGATGAATAA
- a CDS encoding glycoside hydrolase family 1 protein has protein sequence MAKEYKFPEGFWWGSATSAVQIEGAANEDGKGMNVWDYWYKNEPNRFFDRVGPQVTSDFYHRYKDDIKLMKELGHNSFRFSISWSRLIPGGVGEVNKKAVEFYNSVIDELIKNDIEPFVTLFHFDMPIEMQNMGGFENRKVVEYFAEYAKTCFELFGDRVKRWITFNEPIVPVLGGYLYNFHYPDIVDFKRAVQFAYGTVLASARAIEEFKKLQIERAKIGIVLNLSPVYPRSNHPADLKAAEIADLFYNRSFLDPTVKGEYPKELVELLKTYNHLPEYSDSDLELIKNNTVEYLGVNYYQPIRVKAKENMPNPYGVFTPNWFYDEYIMPGRRMNPYRGWEIYERGIYDIMINLRDNYGNIGSFISENGMGVEGEERFIKDGIIQDDYRIEFIKEHLKWLHKAIEEGCNVKGYHLWTFMDNWSFLNAYKNRYGLVSVDLKTQKRTIKKSGYWYKELSENNGFVD, from the coding sequence ATGGCTAAAGAATACAAATTTCCTGAAGGATTCTGGTGGGGGTCTGCAACGTCAGCAGTACAAATAGAGGGAGCTGCAAATGAAGATGGAAAGGGAATGAATGTATGGGATTATTGGTACAAAAACGAGCCAAATCGCTTTTTCGATAGAGTAGGCCCTCAAGTAACATCTGATTTTTACCACAGATATAAAGACGATATAAAACTGATGAAAGAACTTGGACATAACTCTTTTAGATTTTCTATTTCATGGTCGCGGCTGATACCTGGTGGTGTTGGTGAAGTCAATAAAAAAGCCGTAGAGTTTTATAACAGTGTCATTGATGAGCTTATAAAAAATGATATAGAACCGTTTGTTACGCTATTTCACTTTGACATGCCTATAGAAATGCAAAACATGGGAGGTTTTGAGAATAGAAAAGTAGTAGAATATTTTGCTGAATATGCCAAAACATGCTTTGAGTTGTTTGGAGATAGAGTCAAAAGATGGATTACATTTAATGAACCAATAGTTCCTGTATTAGGTGGATATTTATATAATTTCCATTATCCAGATATAGTAGATTTTAAAAGAGCAGTACAATTCGCTTATGGCACAGTGCTGGCAAGTGCGAGAGCAATAGAGGAATTTAAAAAATTACAAATAGAAAGGGCTAAAATAGGTATTGTTTTAAACTTAAGTCCTGTATATCCCAGGAGTAATCATCCGGCTGATTTAAAAGCCGCAGAGATTGCAGATTTGTTCTATAACAGAAGTTTTTTGGACCCAACTGTCAAAGGAGAGTATCCTAAAGAACTTGTTGAACTTCTAAAAACTTACAATCATCTACCAGAGTATTCGGATAGCGACTTAGAATTAATTAAAAATAACACTGTGGAATATTTAGGAGTAAATTATTATCAGCCAATTAGAGTTAAAGCTAAAGAAAATATGCCAAATCCATATGGAGTATTTACACCTAATTGGTTTTATGATGAGTATATTATGCCAGGCAGAAGAATGAATCCTTATAGAGGATGGGAGATATACGAAAGGGGAATATATGACATAATGATAAATTTAAGAGATAATTATGGCAATATAGGGTCTTTTATTTCGGAAAATGGAATGGGAGTTGAAGGAGAAGAGCGTTTTATAAAAGATGGAATTATCCAAGATGATTACAGGATAGAGTTTATAAAAGAACATTTGAAGTGGCTCCATAAAGCAATTGAAGAGGGATGCAATGTAAAAGGATATCATTTATGGACTTTTATGGACAACTGGTCCTTCTTAAATGCATATAAAAACCGTTACGGTCTTGTATCTGTCGATCTAAAAACACAGAAAAGAACTATAAAGAAAAGTGGATATTGGTATAAAGAATTATCCGAAAACAATGGATTTGTTGATTAA
- a CDS encoding PTS mannitol transporter subunit IICB produces the protein MQNTNALITGGGSVKAKLQRLGGFLAGMVIPNIGAFIAWGLITAFFIPTGWIPNEHLAKLVGPMITYLLPILIGYTGGKLVYDVRGGVVGAIATAGIIIGSSIPMFLGAMLMGPLGGYVIKKFDELVEGKIPAGFEMLVNNFSAGILGGLLAILAFLFIEPVVNGISVGLGAAAQWVTNKGLLPLIAIFIEPGKILFLNNAINHGILAPLGVAEVKEFGKSIFFLLETNPGPGLGVLLAYWLFGKGDAKQSAPGAIIIHFFGGIHEIYFPYVLMNPSLLLAVIGGGMAADATFVLTKAGLVATPSPGSIFAEIAMAPKGGLLPVLAGITVGAVVSFLIASVIVKRASEESMSAESMTFARSVVSGLKAQSKGQKVEEIKPNAQKIEGMPKMIVFACDAGMGSSAMGETILKKKLKEAGLDIVVKHSAVNQIPKEADVVFTQENLAERASQVVPNAKIVTVKNFLDNTVYDEFVKNLKK, from the coding sequence ATGCAAAACACTAATGCTCTCATAACTGGTGGCGGAAGTGTAAAAGCGAAGTTGCAAAGGCTTGGTGGCTTCTTGGCTGGCATGGTAATACCTAATATTGGTGCCTTTATAGCATGGGGACTTATTACTGCTTTCTTTATTCCAACAGGGTGGATTCCAAATGAACATTTGGCTAAACTTGTTGGACCTATGATAACGTATCTTTTGCCAATTTTAATTGGTTATACTGGTGGTAAACTTGTATACGATGTAAGAGGTGGAGTGGTAGGAGCCATTGCAACAGCTGGTATCATAATCGGTTCATCTATACCGATGTTTCTCGGTGCTATGCTGATGGGGCCTTTGGGAGGCTATGTCATTAAAAAATTTGACGAGCTTGTAGAAGGAAAAATCCCGGCAGGTTTTGAAATGCTTGTCAACAATTTCTCAGCAGGTATTTTAGGTGGTTTATTAGCAATTTTAGCATTTCTTTTCATTGAACCAGTGGTAAATGGAATTTCAGTAGGATTAGGTGCAGCAGCTCAATGGGTGACAAACAAAGGCTTATTACCTTTAATAGCAATTTTTATAGAACCAGGGAAGATATTGTTTTTGAATAATGCTATAAATCACGGCATACTGGCTCCTCTTGGAGTAGCAGAAGTTAAAGAGTTTGGGAAGTCAATATTCTTCTTACTGGAAACTAATCCAGGTCCAGGTTTGGGGGTTTTACTGGCATATTGGCTTTTTGGAAAAGGCGATGCAAAACAATCAGCTCCGGGTGCTATCATAATACACTTTTTTGGCGGAATACATGAAATATATTTTCCCTATGTTTTGATGAATCCATCACTACTCTTGGCAGTTATAGGCGGTGGAATGGCTGCAGACGCGACATTTGTTTTGACAAAAGCGGGTTTGGTAGCTACACCTTCACCTGGTAGTATATTTGCAGAAATAGCTATGGCACCAAAAGGCGGATTACTTCCTGTACTTGCGGGTATTACAGTTGGTGCTGTTGTTTCCTTCCTGATAGCTTCAGTCATTGTAAAAAGGGCAAGTGAAGAAAGCATGAGTGCTGAAAGTATGACCTTTGCTCGCTCGGTCGTTAGCGGACTTAAAGCGCAAAGCAAAGGACAAAAAGTTGAAGAAATAAAGCCAAATGCACAAAAAATAGAAGGTATGCCTAAAATGATTGTTTTTGCCTGCGATGCTGGTATGGGTTCGTCAGCGATGGGAGAAACTATTTTAAAGAAAAAATTAAAAGAAGCAGGATTGGATATTGTAGTTAAGCATTCTGCTGTAAATCAAATACCAAAAGAGGCGGATGTTGTATTTACCCAGGAAAACCTTGCAGAAAGAGCTTCTCAGGTTGTGCCAAATGCTAAAATTGTAACGGTCAAAAACTTTTTAGACAATACAGTCTATGATGAATTTGTAAAGAACCTTAAAAAATAA
- a CDS encoding BglG family transcription antiterminator — protein MVKGMEDLTVRQKFILKTLLEKGPSNREDLSKLMDVSGRTIMREIASINNNLKKYKAVIVEDNGQIILKGEEEALDKIHASLGAIPLQWLLTPEQRQILMTIQLLLSEEPIKAAYFSYQFNVVEGTISLYLDKIEEWLKMRNLSLIRRRGYGIKVEGSELDKRNAIVELFYNYKPIEELLAFVYNDEKDNYVYTFFSTVFDNELVQLVKRIAQQIKNVIHGHLSDLNYFGMFVHLLVSIYRTKIDKPIQLNDEFVKDILLSNEFIFMKDVEKILKENEVYLPDAELAYLALHLSPKKYVYKQNRFEELGISLQDLSKEVVEEVSRLLNIKINCDEQLIVGLSQHFEPALYRLTMGLQTTNPLVEEIKNYYGDLFKAVNKACKLIFSKYNLMIPEEEIGYITMHIGAAIERQQALSKKLRVFVICPNGIGTARILSAKLKTLFREVDAIDIGAIWEYKKKGDNYDLIISTVKLEDLKDNVIVVSPFLTEEDIKKVEEFIEKYVVKKEKELPGNLPMVERRRNFEIADEILRNLQLKYVEAKTIEDLIKFIAKDLYDLMLTEDAKEIEELIKKREAMGNVVIPNTHIALIHTRSDKMVMPFVGVYKLKTPLKMKSAGFSYEEVDTFLVMLARKAESSEILEMLGKISISLIEDKAFNEILRLGDIKDIRNSLVTILNDKQEALEDE, from the coding sequence ATGGTGAAAGGTATGGAAGATCTAACTGTAAGACAAAAATTTATATTAAAAACTTTATTAGAGAAAGGTCCTTCTAATAGAGAGGACCTTTCCAAGCTTATGGATGTAAGTGGAAGAACTATTATGAGAGAAATAGCCTCTATAAACAATAATTTAAAAAAATATAAAGCCGTTATTGTAGAGGACAATGGACAAATCATTTTAAAAGGAGAGGAAGAAGCGTTAGATAAAATCCATGCTTCTTTAGGTGCCATTCCTCTCCAATGGCTTTTAACTCCAGAGCAAAGGCAAATATTGATGACAATACAATTGTTGCTTTCAGAAGAACCCATAAAAGCTGCTTATTTTAGTTATCAATTTAATGTTGTAGAAGGAACTATAAGTCTCTATCTAGACAAAATAGAAGAATGGCTGAAAATGAGAAATTTATCTCTTATCAGAAGAAGAGGTTATGGGATTAAAGTAGAAGGAAGTGAATTAGATAAAAGAAATGCAATTGTGGAGCTGTTTTATAACTATAAACCCATAGAAGAACTTTTAGCTTTTGTCTATAATGATGAAAAAGACAATTATGTATACACATTCTTTAGTACAGTTTTTGACAATGAGTTAGTTCAATTAGTGAAAAGAATTGCACAGCAAATTAAGAATGTTATACATGGTCACTTATCCGACTTAAATTACTTTGGGATGTTTGTACATTTACTTGTTTCTATTTACAGAACAAAAATAGACAAGCCAATACAGCTTAACGATGAATTTGTAAAGGACATTTTACTTTCTAATGAATTTATTTTCATGAAAGATGTAGAGAAAATATTGAAAGAAAATGAAGTATATTTGCCAGATGCTGAATTAGCATATTTGGCTCTTCATTTAAGTCCCAAAAAATACGTCTATAAACAAAATAGATTTGAAGAACTTGGCATTTCTTTACAAGATTTATCAAAAGAGGTTGTGGAAGAAGTTTCTCGGCTTTTAAATATAAAGATAAATTGCGACGAACAACTTATTGTAGGACTGTCACAGCATTTTGAACCTGCTCTTTATAGATTGACAATGGGACTTCAGACTACCAATCCATTAGTAGAAGAAATTAAAAATTACTATGGTGATTTGTTTAAAGCAGTAAATAAAGCTTGCAAGTTAATTTTTTCTAAATATAATCTCATGATACCGGAAGAAGAGATTGGATATATTACAATGCATATTGGAGCTGCAATTGAAAGACAGCAAGCTTTATCAAAAAAATTGAGAGTTTTTGTTATATGTCCAAATGGGATTGGTACGGCGAGAATATTATCAGCTAAATTAAAGACTCTTTTTAGAGAAGTTGATGCTATTGACATTGGGGCAATATGGGAGTATAAGAAAAAGGGTGATAACTATGACCTAATAATTTCTACAGTAAAGCTTGAAGATTTAAAAGATAATGTAATTGTGGTATCGCCTTTTTTGACAGAAGAAGATATTAAAAAGGTAGAAGAGTTTATAGAGAAATATGTAGTCAAGAAAGAAAAAGAATTGCCAGGGAATTTGCCGATGGTGGAGAGAAGACGAAATTTTGAAATAGCAGATGAGATACTTCGAAATTTGCAATTAAAATACGTGGAAGCAAAAACTATTGAAGATTTAATAAAATTCATAGCAAAAGATTTATATGATTTAATGCTTACTGAAGATGCAAAAGAAATAGAAGAGCTAATCAAAAAAAGGGAAGCCATGGGCAATGTTGTCATACCAAACACCCACATTGCTTTAATTCATACAAGAAGTGACAAAATGGTAATGCCTTTTGTCGGCGTCTATAAACTAAAAACTCCATTAAAGATGAAAAGTGCTGGTTTTTCTTATGAAGAAGTAGACACTTTTCTTGTGATGTTAGCAAGGAAAGCAGAAAGCAGTGAAATATTAGAGATGTTAGGTAAAATAAGTATTTCGCTTATAGAGGATAAAGCTTTTAATGAAATATTGAGGCTTGGCGATATCAAAGATATTAGAAATAGCTTAGTTACAATACTAAATGATAAACAGGAGGCTTTGGAAGATGAATAA
- a CDS encoding mannitol-1-phosphate 5-dehydrogenase, translated as MLKAVHFGAGNIGRGFIGYLLYKSGYEITFVDISKELVESINNYKRYNVIILKDNVEKEEVKNIKAIHIEDEENLSKAIVDADIITTSVGANNLKSIGEKLRNYLKIRKANIDKPLNIMACENALFATNILKNSILEKGDKDFIEYVNQKIGFPNTAVDRIVPNVDIKKELPIDVAVEDFYEWDIEKKAIIGDLNIKGAELVDDLEPYIERKLFLLNGAHATTAYLGYLKGYKYIHEAIQDDFIRNIVSKMQEEASIALSKKHNIKIDNLREYSNKVIKRFKNSYLKDEVVRVGREPTRKLSGNDRLMMPAKLCYEIGITPKFILYGIAAGFLFDYKEDPQACKIQDDIKNFGLEKTISKITGLEENSDLLHEIVKKYKELKETFRKR; from the coding sequence ATGTTAAAAGCGGTTCATTTTGGAGCAGGGAATATAGGCAGAGGATTTATAGGATATTTGTTGTATAAGTCTGGATATGAAATAACTTTTGTTGATATATCAAAAGAATTAGTAGAAAGCATAAATAATTATAAAAGATATAATGTGATTATTTTAAAAGATAATGTGGAAAAGGAAGAAGTAAAAAACATCAAAGCTATTCATATCGAAGATGAAGAAAATCTATCCAAGGCTATTGTAGATGCAGATATAATTACGACTTCAGTAGGAGCTAATAATCTTAAGAGCATAGGGGAAAAATTAAGAAATTATTTAAAGATAAGAAAAGCTAACATTGATAAACCTTTGAATATAATGGCATGCGAAAATGCACTGTTTGCAACAAATATACTAAAAAATAGTATATTGGAAAAGGGGGATAAAGATTTTATTGAGTACGTAAATCAAAAAATTGGTTTTCCTAATACGGCTGTGGACAGAATAGTACCGAATGTAGATATAAAGAAAGAACTGCCAATAGATGTAGCAGTGGAAGATTTTTATGAATGGGATATTGAGAAAAAAGCAATTATTGGGGATTTAAATATCAAAGGGGCGGAACTGGTTGATGACCTTGAACCTTATATAGAGAGAAAATTATTTTTATTAAATGGAGCCCATGCTACCACTGCATATTTAGGATATTTAAAAGGGTATAAATATATACATGAAGCGATTCAGGACGATTTTATAAGAAATATAGTCTCTAAAATGCAAGAAGAAGCTTCTATCGCCCTTTCCAAAAAACATAATATAAAAATTGATAATTTAAGAGAATATTCAAATAAGGTAATAAAAAGGTTCAAAAACTCCTATTTAAAAGACGAAGTTGTAAGAGTGGGAAGAGAGCCTACAAGGAAATTGTCTGGAAATGACCGGTTAATGATGCCTGCCAAACTTTGTTATGAAATTGGAATTACGCCCAAATTTATACTATACGGTATAGCTGCAGGGTTTTTGTTTGATTATAAAGAGGACCCTCAAGCTTGTAAAATTCAAGATGACATTAAAAATTTCGGCTTAGAAAAAACAATAAGCAAAATTACAGGTTTAGAGGAAAATAGTGATTTATTACATGAAATTGTAAAGAAGTATAAAGAATTAAAAGAAACTTTTAGGAAAAGATGA